In a genomic window of Streptomyces pristinaespiralis:
- a CDS encoding TetR family transcriptional regulator, whose amino-acid sequence MTGQVRTVDGRVAGRRGQATRQKLLDCLSEMLSSSPYRDVKVIDVARKAGTSPATFYQYFPDVEGAVLEIAEEMAKEGAELTELVSGRSWVGKAGWQTAEELVEGFLDFWRRNDAILRVVDLGAAEGDKRFYKIRMKILNSVTNSLTDAVKELQGKGKVDKDVSPGAMAGSLVAMLAAVASHQKGFTTWGVKQAELKPNLALLVHLGITGKKPAK is encoded by the coding sequence ATGACAGGACAAGTGCGCACCGTCGACGGCCGGGTAGCCGGCCGACGCGGGCAGGCGACGCGGCAGAAACTGCTCGACTGCCTCAGTGAGATGCTCAGCTCGTCGCCGTACCGGGACGTCAAGGTCATCGACGTGGCCCGTAAAGCGGGCACTTCACCGGCGACGTTCTACCAGTACTTCCCGGACGTCGAGGGCGCCGTTCTCGAAATTGCCGAGGAAATGGCCAAGGAGGGCGCGGAGTTGACCGAACTGGTCTCCGGGCGCTCCTGGGTCGGCAAGGCGGGCTGGCAGACGGCGGAGGAACTGGTCGAGGGCTTCCTCGACTTCTGGCGCCGCAACGACGCCATCCTCCGTGTGGTCGATCTCGGTGCGGCCGAGGGCGACAAGCGGTTCTACAAGATCCGTATGAAGATCCTGAACTCGGTCACCAACTCCCTCACGGACGCCGTCAAGGAGCTCCAGGGCAAGGGCAAGGTCGACAAGGACGTCAGCCCCGGGGCGATGGCCGGATCGCTGGTGGCGATGCTCGCCGCGGTCGCCTCGCACCAGAAGGGCTTCACGACCTGGGGGGTCAAGCAGGCCGAACTCAAGCCGAATCTGGCCCTGTTGGTACACCTCGGCATCACCGGCAAGAAGCCCGCGAAGTAA
- a CDS encoding enoyl-CoA hydratase/isomerase family protein: protein MSLRVERDKDSGVALVTLDRPARLNAIDLETAAELAAAWRQFRRDDEVRAVVLTGAGTRAFCTGVDRSAEVPQPSSPYSLDDPLLAVGPKANDLWKPVIAAVEGMACGGAFYLLGESEFVIASREATFFDPHTTYGMVSAYESVFMAQRMPAGEVARTALMGTAERLTARRAYEVGLVSELTEPGGAAAAALRAAEMIASCPTDAVQGTVRAVWAATEASRSRALALAPHLVTLGNLPPERQAGLFEERRGKDGFRLR, encoded by the coding sequence ATGAGCCTGCGCGTGGAGAGGGACAAGGACAGCGGCGTCGCCCTGGTCACCCTCGACCGGCCCGCCAGACTCAACGCGATCGACCTGGAAACGGCGGCCGAACTGGCTGCCGCTTGGCGGCAGTTCCGCCGCGACGACGAGGTGCGGGCCGTGGTGCTGACGGGCGCGGGCACCAGGGCGTTCTGCACGGGCGTCGACCGCTCGGCCGAGGTGCCGCAGCCGTCCTCGCCGTACTCCCTCGACGATCCGCTGCTGGCGGTCGGCCCCAAGGCGAACGACCTGTGGAAGCCGGTGATCGCGGCCGTCGAGGGCATGGCCTGCGGCGGGGCGTTCTACCTGCTCGGCGAGAGCGAGTTCGTGATCGCCTCGCGCGAGGCGACGTTCTTCGACCCGCACACCACGTACGGGATGGTCAGCGCCTACGAGTCAGTCTTCATGGCCCAGCGGATGCCGGCCGGCGAGGTGGCCCGGACGGCCCTGATGGGCACGGCGGAACGGCTGACCGCACGCCGTGCGTACGAAGTGGGCCTGGTCTCCGAGCTGACGGAGCCCGGCGGCGCGGCAGCGGCGGCGCTGCGCGCCGCGGAGATGATCGCGTCGTGTCCGACGGACGCCGTCCAGGGGACGGTACGCGCCGTGTGGGCGGCCACCGAGGCGTCACGGTCCCGGGCGCTCGCCCTTGCCCCGCACCTGGTCACGCTCGGCAACCTGCCGCCGGAGCGGCAGGCCGGGCTGTTCGAGGAGAGGCGGGGCAAGGACGGCTTCCGGCTGCGCTGA
- a CDS encoding Zn-ribbon domain-containing OB-fold protein, with product MLRPVIDDDGAPFWKYAASGELRVQTCAAPACGEPRFPPRPCCPHCGSFDSEWRPTSGRGRIWSFVLPHPPLLPGYAEQAPYNAVVVELLDAPRIRLVGNVVTAPDAPLNSVDPARLRIGAGVRVVFTRDGLPRWRLERA from the coding sequence ATGCTGCGACCGGTCATCGACGACGACGGAGCACCCTTCTGGAAGTACGCGGCGAGCGGCGAACTGCGCGTCCAGACCTGCGCCGCCCCCGCCTGCGGCGAACCGCGGTTCCCGCCGCGTCCCTGCTGCCCGCACTGCGGTTCCTTCGACAGCGAATGGCGCCCGACGAGCGGCCGCGGCCGTATCTGGTCGTTCGTGCTCCCGCACCCGCCGCTGCTGCCCGGCTACGCCGAACAGGCCCCCTACAACGCGGTCGTCGTCGAACTGCTCGACGCCCCCCGCATCCGGCTCGTCGGCAACGTGGTCACCGCCCCGGACGCGCCGCTGAACTCCGTCGACCCGGCCCGGCTGCGCATCGGCGCCGGCGTGCGCGTGGTGTTCACGCGGGACGGGCTGCCCCGCTGGCGGCTGGAGCGCGCATGA
- a CDS encoding lipid-transfer protein translates to MATLKDKAAIVGIGSTAFARRLPESEKTLACRAVLAALDDAGIAPAEVDGFASYTMEETDEVELAKAVGAGDVTFFSKVGYGGGGSCATVAHLAAAVATGQASVGVAWRSRKRGSGPRPWTNTTAQLPTPAQWTRPFGLLRPADEIGMLARRYMHEYGATRDHFFNVALACRNRANQNPAAMMYDRPLTREMYMTARWISEPLCLFDNCLETDGALACVIVSAERARDCRHRPVHVHSAAQGLPAQHHGMVNYWNDDPLTGPAWTAARHLWKQADFGPEDVHVAQIYDAFTPLIPLSLEGYGFCGRGEGAAFTEGGALEIGGRLPLNTAGGGLSEAYVHGFNLINEGVRQLRGTSTAQVPDARTCLVTAGEGVPTSALLLRS, encoded by the coding sequence ATGGCGACCCTCAAGGACAAGGCGGCGATAGTCGGGATCGGTTCGACGGCCTTCGCCAGGCGACTGCCCGAGTCGGAGAAGACACTGGCCTGCCGGGCGGTCCTCGCCGCTCTCGACGACGCCGGCATCGCCCCCGCGGAGGTGGACGGCTTCGCCTCGTACACGATGGAGGAGACCGACGAGGTCGAGCTCGCCAAGGCCGTCGGCGCCGGCGACGTCACCTTCTTCTCCAAGGTCGGCTACGGGGGAGGCGGCTCGTGCGCCACCGTCGCGCACCTGGCCGCCGCCGTGGCCACCGGGCAGGCGAGCGTCGGCGTCGCCTGGCGCTCCCGCAAACGCGGCTCGGGCCCGCGCCCCTGGACGAACACCACGGCACAGCTGCCGACCCCCGCCCAGTGGACCCGCCCGTTCGGTCTGCTGCGGCCCGCCGACGAGATCGGCATGCTCGCCCGCCGTTACATGCACGAATACGGCGCGACCCGCGACCACTTCTTCAACGTGGCCCTCGCCTGCCGCAACCGTGCCAACCAGAACCCGGCCGCGATGATGTACGACCGGCCGCTCACCCGCGAGATGTACATGACCGCCCGCTGGATCAGCGAACCGCTCTGCCTCTTCGACAACTGCCTCGAGACGGACGGCGCGCTCGCCTGCGTGATCGTGAGCGCCGAGCGCGCCCGCGACTGCCGGCACAGACCCGTCCACGTCCACTCCGCCGCCCAGGGCCTGCCCGCCCAGCACCACGGAATGGTCAACTACTGGAACGACGACCCGCTCACCGGTCCGGCCTGGACGGCCGCCCGGCACCTGTGGAAGCAGGCCGACTTCGGACCGGAGGACGTCCATGTGGCCCAGATCTACGACGCGTTCACCCCGCTGATCCCGCTCTCCCTGGAGGGCTACGGCTTCTGCGGACGGGGCGAGGGCGCGGCCTTCACCGAAGGCGGCGCGCTGGAGATCGGCGGACGACTGCCCCTGAACACCGCGGGCGGCGGCCTCAGCGAGGCCTACGTGCACGGCTTCAACCTGATCAACGAGGGCGTCAGGCAACTGCGGGGCACCTCGACGGCCCAGGTGCCGGATGCCCGGACCTGCCTGGTGACGGCGGGCGAGGGCGTACCGACCTCGGCCCTTCTGCTGAGGAGCTGA
- a CDS encoding FadD3 family acyl-CoA ligase, which translates to MRHGDLARGTIGELVRTAALRYGQREAVVEGRIRVPYAELGERVERAAAACIASGVRKGDRVAVWAPNTLDWIVCALGAVTAGAVLVPLNTRFKGTEAAYVLRRSRARLLFVTGTFLGTSYVASLRRCDVELPDLEQVVVLAESAPQEYRTWKDFLAGGDGVDARQVRERAATVTADDPSDLVFTSGTTGRPKGAVITHAQTLRCYDLWSELAGLREGDRYLIVNPFFHTFGYKAGVVACLTRGATMVPQPVFNVETVLANIAAERISVLPGPPTLHRSLLDHPARGRHDLSTLRLVVTGAAVVPLDLVERLRDELRVPTVLTAYGLSEASGIVTMCRRGDAPATVAATSGRAIPGTEVRVLAPQGEPGEVLVRGHNVMRGYFEDPAATARAITPDGWLRTGDVGVLDEQGNLRITDRIKDMFIVGGFNAYPAEIEQLLGPHPDVADVAVIGVPDERLGEVGKAYVVRRPGSTLTADDLIAWSRREMANFKVPRHVEFVAALPRNASGKVLKTKLRSRHAG; encoded by the coding sequence ATGCGACACGGCGACCTGGCACGGGGCACGATCGGGGAGCTGGTGCGGACCGCCGCCCTGCGGTACGGACAGCGCGAGGCAGTCGTCGAGGGGCGCATCCGCGTCCCCTACGCCGAGCTGGGCGAACGGGTCGAACGCGCCGCCGCCGCGTGCATCGCCTCCGGCGTCCGCAAGGGGGACCGGGTCGCCGTCTGGGCGCCCAACACCCTCGACTGGATCGTCTGCGCGCTCGGCGCCGTCACCGCGGGGGCGGTCCTCGTCCCCCTCAACACCCGCTTCAAGGGCACGGAGGCCGCCTACGTCCTGCGGCGCTCACGGGCCAGGCTCCTCTTCGTCACCGGCACCTTCCTGGGCACCTCCTACGTCGCCTCCCTGCGCCGCTGCGACGTGGAACTGCCCGACCTGGAGCAGGTCGTCGTCCTGGCCGAGAGCGCGCCGCAGGAGTACCGGACCTGGAAGGACTTCCTCGCCGGCGGCGACGGCGTGGACGCCCGGCAGGTGCGGGAGCGCGCCGCCACCGTCACCGCCGACGACCCCTCCGACCTCGTCTTCACCTCCGGCACCACCGGCCGCCCCAAGGGCGCCGTCATCACCCACGCCCAGACCCTGCGCTGCTACGACCTGTGGAGCGAGCTCGCCGGGCTGCGCGAGGGTGACCGCTACCTGATCGTGAACCCGTTCTTCCACACCTTCGGCTACAAGGCGGGCGTCGTCGCCTGCCTCACCCGCGGCGCCACGATGGTCCCGCAACCCGTCTTCAACGTGGAGACCGTCCTCGCGAACATCGCCGCGGAACGGATCTCCGTGCTGCCCGGCCCGCCGACCCTGCACCGGTCGCTGCTCGACCACCCGGCGCGCGGCCGGCACGACCTGAGCACCCTGCGGCTCGTCGTCACCGGCGCCGCCGTCGTACCCCTCGACCTCGTGGAACGGCTCCGCGACGAACTGCGCGTCCCCACCGTCCTGACGGCCTACGGGCTCTCGGAGGCGAGCGGCATCGTGACCATGTGCCGCCGGGGAGACGCCCCCGCCACCGTCGCCGCCACCTCCGGCCGTGCGATACCCGGCACGGAGGTCCGCGTCCTCGCGCCGCAGGGCGAGCCCGGGGAGGTGCTGGTACGCGGGCACAACGTGATGCGCGGCTACTTCGAGGACCCCGCGGCCACCGCCCGCGCGATCACTCCCGACGGCTGGCTGCGCACCGGCGACGTCGGGGTCCTGGACGAGCAGGGGAACCTGCGCATCACCGACCGGATCAAGGACATGTTCATCGTCGGCGGCTTCAACGCCTACCCCGCGGAGATCGAGCAGCTGCTCGGCCCGCACCCGGACGTCGCGGACGTCGCCGTCATCGGCGTGCCCGACGAACGGCTCGGCGAGGTGGGCAAGGCGTACGTGGTCCGCCGGCCCGGCTCGACGCTGACCGCCGACGACCTGATCGCCTGGTCACGGCGGGAGATGGCGAACTTCAAGGTGCCCAGGCACGTGGAGTTCGTGGCCGCGCTGCCCCGCAACGCGAGCGGCAAGGTGCTGAAGACGAAGCTGCGCTCCCGGCACGCCGGCTGA
- a CDS encoding cytochrome P450 family protein gives MTVSPRVAVDPFGADIIAECAKLRSLGPIVPVELPGGIPAWAPTGHDTLKALILDPEVSKDPRRHWSLFPEIGEHPEWGWILGWVGVVNMLSTYGSDHTRLRKLVAPSFTARRTEAMRDRVEAITEELLTELDAAGANGEVVDVKAAFAHPLPMRMICELFGVPEHLREATGRLIAALMDTSDPSPEQAAWVQEQIGTVLGSLIGYKAEHPGDDMTTELIRVRDEDGDRLSDEELLYTLLLVIGAGFETTVNLIGNAVVALLEHPEQLAAVRAGAISWEQVIEEVLRVRPSIASLPLRFAVSDITVGGVTVPAGDAILTTYAAAGNDPARYGEDAAAFDATRAADDHLSFGIGVHRCIGAPLARMEAMTALPALFDRYPGLTAAFESDELKQVPSFIAYGWQEIPVRLQG, from the coding sequence ATGACCGTGTCCCCCCGTGTGGCCGTCGATCCGTTCGGTGCCGACATCATCGCCGAGTGCGCGAAGCTGCGCTCCCTCGGCCCCATCGTCCCCGTCGAGCTGCCCGGCGGCATACCCGCCTGGGCGCCCACCGGTCACGACACCCTCAAGGCCCTGATCCTCGACCCCGAGGTCAGCAAGGACCCGCGCAGGCACTGGTCGCTCTTCCCCGAGATCGGCGAGCACCCCGAGTGGGGCTGGATCCTCGGCTGGGTCGGCGTGGTCAACATGCTGTCGACGTACGGCAGCGACCACACCCGGCTGCGCAAGCTCGTCGCCCCCAGCTTCACCGCCCGGCGTACCGAGGCGATGCGCGACCGGGTGGAGGCCATCACCGAGGAGCTGCTGACGGAGCTGGACGCGGCCGGCGCGAACGGCGAGGTCGTGGACGTGAAGGCAGCGTTCGCGCATCCGCTGCCCATGCGGATGATCTGCGAGCTGTTCGGCGTGCCCGAGCATCTGCGCGAGGCCACCGGCCGGCTGATCGCCGCCCTCATGGACACCTCCGACCCGAGCCCGGAGCAGGCGGCCTGGGTGCAGGAGCAGATCGGCACGGTCCTCGGCTCGCTCATCGGGTACAAGGCCGAGCACCCCGGCGACGACATGACCACGGAGCTGATCCGGGTCCGCGACGAGGACGGCGACCGGCTCAGCGACGAGGAGCTCCTCTACACCCTGCTCCTCGTCATCGGCGCCGGCTTCGAGACGACGGTCAATCTGATCGGCAACGCCGTCGTCGCGCTGCTCGAGCACCCCGAACAGCTGGCGGCCGTGAGGGCCGGCGCGATCAGCTGGGAGCAGGTGATCGAGGAGGTGCTGCGGGTCCGCCCGTCGATCGCCTCGCTGCCGCTGCGGTTCGCGGTGTCCGACATCACCGTCGGCGGGGTCACCGTCCCGGCGGGCGACGCGATCCTGACGACGTACGCGGCCGCGGGCAACGACCCGGCGCGCTACGGCGAGGACGCGGCGGCCTTCGACGCCACGCGGGCGGCCGACGACCATCTGTCCTTCGGTATCGGTGTGCACCGCTGCATCGGGGCCCCGCTGGCCCGGATGGAGGCGATGACCGCGCTGCCGGCGCTCTTCGACCGCTACCCGGGCCTCACCGCCGCGTTCGAGTCCGACGAGCTGAAGCAGGTGCCCTCGTTCATCGCGTACGGGTGGCAGGAGATCCCGGTCCGCCTCCAGGGCTGA
- a CDS encoding cytochrome P450, which yields MNAYPARADAFTLSAPVRLWEEGFAADPHAYYAALRAQGPVGWAELAPGVPAYVVTDRRAALDLLHDPATWSHDPRPWEATVPEDSPVLGMMRWRPNTLFADGDAHIRYRRSLTDAFDLVEPHDLRERVHHAVDVLVGRFGPAGSADLVTEFARPLMALIFNNLFGLPDSESGRLDAALGAMMEGGDRAAEGEAEYGRYVLELIAAKSVRRGPDITSRLLDHPLALTPEEVTWQVFLTLGAGHEPSANLVSNALSRILGNADYYSTLTSGSRPVMDAVLEVLRYETPLSNYGIHFARESVSFHGVWVQAAVPVVVSYGALGHFAEQDFAGTHHRHDASHLSFSAGEHACPVKQPALLIATEAIERLTQWLPDLQPVLPRERLSWRPGPFHRSLTALPVRFTPHSPDQAGDRS from the coding sequence TTGAACGCCTATCCTGCCCGCGCCGACGCGTTCACGCTGTCCGCGCCCGTACGACTGTGGGAAGAGGGTTTCGCGGCCGATCCGCATGCCTACTACGCGGCGCTGCGGGCCCAGGGCCCGGTCGGCTGGGCCGAACTCGCCCCCGGGGTGCCCGCGTACGTCGTCACCGACCGCCGCGCCGCCCTCGACCTGCTGCACGACCCCGCGACCTGGTCGCACGACCCGCGTCCCTGGGAGGCCACCGTCCCCGAGGACTCCCCCGTCCTCGGCATGATGCGCTGGCGGCCCAACACCCTCTTCGCGGACGGCGACGCGCACATCCGTTACCGGCGCAGCCTCACGGACGCGTTCGACCTGGTGGAACCGCACGACCTGCGCGAACGCGTCCATCACGCCGTGGACGTGCTCGTCGGCCGCTTCGGCCCGGCGGGCTCCGCGGACCTCGTCACCGAGTTCGCCCGGCCGCTGATGGCGCTGATCTTCAACAACCTCTTCGGCCTGCCCGACAGCGAGTCGGGCCGGCTCGACGCCGCGCTCGGCGCGATGATGGAGGGCGGCGACCGCGCGGCGGAGGGCGAGGCCGAGTACGGCAGGTACGTGCTGGAGCTGATCGCCGCCAAGTCGGTGCGGCGCGGGCCCGACATCACCAGCCGGCTGCTGGACCACCCGCTGGCCCTCACGCCGGAGGAGGTCACCTGGCAGGTGTTCCTCACCCTCGGGGCCGGTCACGAACCGAGCGCCAACCTCGTCTCCAACGCGCTCTCGCGGATCCTCGGCAACGCCGACTACTACTCCACCCTCACCAGTGGCTCCCGGCCGGTGATGGACGCGGTCCTCGAGGTGCTCCGCTACGAGACCCCGCTGTCGAACTACGGCATCCACTTCGCCCGCGAGTCCGTGTCCTTCCACGGGGTCTGGGTGCAGGCGGCGGTCCCGGTCGTCGTCTCGTACGGAGCGCTGGGCCACTTCGCCGAGCAGGACTTCGCGGGGACGCACCACCGGCACGACGCGTCGCACCTGTCGTTCTCCGCCGGTGAGCACGCCTGCCCCGTGAAGCAGCCGGCCCTGCTGATCGCCACGGAGGCCATCGAACGTCTCACCCAGTGGCTGCCGGATCTTCAGCCGGTCCTGCCGCGTGAGCGGCTCAGCTGGCGGCCGGGCCCCTTCCACCGTTCGCTGACGGCGCTGCCCGTCAGATTCACACCTCACAGCCCCGACCAGGCAGGAGACCGTTCATGA
- a CDS encoding GTP-binding protein — protein sequence MASAPSSFSPPAGSGPSSRERDSEAGLHLPETARELVKILVAGPFGVGKTTLIDSVSEIRPLHTEEHLTQASVAVDDLAGVRDKTTTTVAIDFGRISLGGGIVLYLFGTPGQERFRSLWDDIAYGALGALVLVDTRRIDDSFDVLGMVEESGLPYAVALNTFPDSKNYGEEQLRRALDLEHDTPLVMCDARDTNSSVDALLALVQHLIDRNSRRTEPR from the coding sequence ATGGCCTCCGCGCCCTCAAGCTTTAGCCCGCCCGCGGGTTCCGGCCCGTCCTCCCGTGAGCGCGACTCCGAGGCCGGTCTGCATCTGCCAGAGACCGCACGGGAACTGGTCAAGATCCTCGTCGCCGGTCCGTTCGGCGTCGGCAAGACGACACTGATCGACTCCGTCTCCGAGATCCGGCCGCTGCACACCGAGGAGCACCTGACCCAGGCGTCGGTCGCGGTCGACGACCTGGCCGGGGTGCGCGACAAGACGACGACGACCGTCGCCATCGACTTCGGGCGGATCTCGCTGGGCGGCGGGATCGTGCTCTACCTCTTCGGCACCCCCGGCCAGGAGCGTTTCCGCTCCCTGTGGGACGACATCGCGTACGGGGCGCTCGGCGCGCTCGTGCTCGTCGACACCCGCCGGATCGACGACTCCTTCGACGTCCTCGGCATGGTCGAGGAATCGGGGCTGCCGTACGCCGTCGCCCTCAACACCTTCCCCGACTCCAAGAACTACGGCGAGGAGCAGCTGCGCCGCGCCCTCGACCTCGAGCACGACACCCCGCTGGTGATGTGCGACGCCCGCGACACCAACTCCTCCGTCGACGCGCTGCTCGCCCTGGTCCAGCACCTCATCGACCGCAACAGCCGCCGGACGGAGCCCCGTTGA
- a CDS encoding DUF742 domain-containing protein: MTGRRSGRPLVPAYLSTGGVARPSRNSLERLSVLTGAGGPAPAGLPAAQHAVLEALDGGSLTVVETAALLKLPVSAVRVLAAALIDQGLVRARPPVPSAALPDRDLLKRVADGLRALKL, encoded by the coding sequence ATGACCGGCCGCCGGAGCGGCCGCCCCCTGGTGCCCGCCTACCTGTCCACCGGCGGGGTGGCGCGGCCCAGTCGCAACAGCCTGGAGCGCCTGTCGGTGCTGACCGGCGCGGGCGGGCCCGCGCCCGCCGGCCTGCCCGCCGCCCAGCACGCCGTGCTGGAGGCGCTCGACGGCGGCTCACTGACCGTGGTGGAGACGGCCGCCCTGCTGAAGCTGCCGGTCTCCGCGGTCCGTGTCCTGGCCGCCGCCCTGATCGACCAGGGTCTGGTGCGCGCACGCCCACCGGTCCCCTCCGCCGCCCTGCCCGACCGTGACCTTCTGAAGAGAGTGGCCGATGGCCTCCGCGCCCTCAAGCTTTAG
- a CDS encoding roadblock/LC7 domain-containing protein — protein sequence MTSRDPGEAAWVLDPILEIPHVRAAALLTRDGLVSGYSAALSQDSAERVAAIISTVQGACRTAAAAFADEDSARLRQVVIESDHGYILVAPTDHGTCVAAYGSPEVRLDLLGHRVHSQVARLGEKAMAAAPRVADGGTAV from the coding sequence ATGACCAGCCGCGACCCCGGTGAAGCCGCCTGGGTGCTCGATCCGATCCTCGAAATCCCGCATGTCCGGGCCGCCGCGCTGCTGACCAGGGACGGGCTCGTCTCCGGTTACTCCGCCGCGCTCTCCCAGGACTCCGCGGAGCGCGTCGCGGCGATCATCAGCACCGTCCAGGGCGCGTGCCGTACCGCCGCCGCCGCGTTCGCCGACGAGGACAGCGCCCGGCTGCGCCAGGTGGTCATCGAGTCCGACCACGGCTACATCCTGGTCGCGCCGACGGACCACGGCACGTGCGTGGCCGCGTACGGCAGCCCGGAGGTACGCCTCGACCTGCTGGGCCACCGGGTCCACTCCCAGGTGGCCCGGCTCGGTGAGAAGGCCATGGCCGCCGCGCCCCGGGTGGCCGACGGCGGCACAGCGGTATGA
- a CDS encoding ATP-binding protein: protein MIEIPDLAAGGLAAGTLSAFVLGGGLIRSRRERARQREEITTLRSHLDAARHELDRAAQAFAAEIAHLAAERMPAEATRTAHPHVRVPGPLGPAGAGTEAVLEALRTAMAQERKRVDAAARAGMRGATREIQAGLYRLQDVLRGLQQRYDDPELAQTLFALDHENEQSLRRAQVAAVVCGAWVGLAREESHLVDAVTGGQARLVGYHRVQVHNHLEPGTALVSHAVEPVAIIVAELLDNALRHSSPDTAVVVNLERVHHGVTVTVDDAGVGMASDERAAAQRLVAGDHQILLSDLGDPPRMGLAAIGRLTRQFDVSVDLSTPSPYGGVRAVLLVKSHLLSRIDPVLHPPAVSAARSTRNAVEPELAAEQARHTEQPQPARQDRPAPQTRLDRQARPTTGPEQPTGPEQSTEPEPHAAPPRFADAVARAAPPAPHGGEPVHEPVPDPAQDGDQLPQRRRRVRAETSSAAPAPEPAAPAAPARTPEESAAALGALQSATAAARNAAETEGNDPR from the coding sequence GACCTGGCCGCCGGCGGCCTGGCCGCCGGGACGTTGTCGGCATTCGTCCTGGGAGGCGGGCTCATCCGCTCCCGGCGGGAACGGGCCCGGCAGCGCGAGGAGATCACCACGCTCCGGTCGCATCTCGACGCCGCCCGGCACGAACTGGACCGCGCCGCCCAGGCCTTCGCCGCCGAGATAGCCCACCTCGCCGCGGAGCGGATGCCCGCGGAGGCCACCCGGACCGCCCACCCGCACGTCCGGGTGCCCGGACCGCTCGGGCCCGCGGGCGCGGGCACCGAGGCCGTACTCGAAGCGCTGCGCACCGCCATGGCCCAGGAGCGCAAGCGCGTCGACGCCGCCGCCCGGGCCGGTATGCGCGGCGCGACCCGCGAGATCCAGGCCGGGCTCTACCGGCTCCAGGACGTGCTGCGCGGACTCCAGCAGCGCTACGACGATCCGGAGCTGGCACAGACCCTCTTCGCCCTCGACCACGAGAACGAGCAGTCGCTGCGCCGCGCCCAGGTCGCCGCCGTCGTGTGCGGGGCGTGGGTGGGGCTCGCCCGCGAGGAGTCGCACCTGGTCGACGCCGTCACGGGCGGACAGGCCAGGCTCGTCGGCTATCACCGGGTCCAGGTGCACAACCACCTCGAGCCCGGCACCGCGCTCGTGTCGCACGCGGTGGAGCCGGTGGCGATCATCGTCGCCGAGCTGCTCGACAACGCGCTGCGCCACTCCTCGCCGGACACCGCCGTGGTGGTGAACCTCGAACGCGTCCACCACGGCGTCACGGTGACGGTCGACGACGCGGGCGTCGGCATGGCGAGCGACGAACGCGCCGCCGCGCAGCGGCTGGTGGCCGGGGACCACCAGATCCTCCTGTCCGACCTCGGTGACCCGCCCCGGATGGGACTGGCCGCGATCGGCCGGCTCACCCGGCAGTTCGACGTGTCGGTCGACCTGTCCACGCCGTCGCCCTACGGCGGTGTACGGGCGGTGCTGCTCGTCAAGAGCCATCTGCTGAGCCGTATCGACCCGGTCCTGCACCCGCCCGCCGTCAGCGCCGCCCGCTCCACCCGGAACGCGGTGGAGCCCGAGCTCGCGGCCGAACAGGCACGGCACACGGAGCAGCCGCAGCCGGCCCGGCAGGACCGGCCCGCCCCGCAGACGCGGCTCGACCGGCAGGCGCGGCCCACCACCGGCCCCGAGCAGCCCACCGGCCCGGAGCAGTCCACCGAGCCTGAACCGCACGCGGCACCACCGCGGTTCGCGGACGCCGTCGCCCGCGCCGCTCCCCCGGCCCCGCACGGCGGCGAGCCCGTCCACGAGCCCGTGCCCGACCCCGCCCAGGACGGCGACCAGCTCCCGCAGCGCCGCCGCAGGGTCCGCGCCGAGACGTCCTCCGCGGCGCCCGCCCCCGAACCGGCAGCGCCCGCCGCGCCCGCCCGCACCCCCGAGGAGTCCGCCGCGGCGCTCGGGGCGCTCCAGTCCGCAACAGCCGCGGCGCGCAACGCCGCAGAGACCGAAGGGAACGACCCCCGATGA